In the genome of Triticum urartu cultivar G1812 unplaced genomic scaffold, Tu2.1 TuUngrouped_contig_5709, whole genome shotgun sequence, the window AGTTCAGGTTCTTCAATGCGACAAGAGTGCTAATTTCTTCAGGAATATCTCCAGTAAGATTATTGCATGATAAATCAAGATTCACCATATATACAATCTCTCCCGTATATAACCTCTCTTGACCCTTTGTGACTAGTGTGGAATTCTCGGTATAGGCGACATAGTCATTAGGACCAATTGACAATCCATAACCGAAAGCAGTTTGAAATGCAGCAtcatcatcggtatcatcatcgTCATATCTCACTCTTGTTAATATCATCCCTTTGGAGTTAACAATAGATTTTGGTATGCTCCCTGTTATGCTATTGTAGGCAAGGTCCAAATATTGAAGATCAACTAGCTTCAATAGTTCCTCTGGAATCTTACCAGAAAACATATTCGACCGCAGTCGTAAGAAAGCCAAATATGGCAATTTCTCTCCAATCCATGTAGGCAAAGTCCCAAAgaaatggttatgtgcaagatcAAGAAAGACGAGTCGTTGGCAGTATTGGAGAAATGAAGGAAATTCACCTGAGAGGCTGTTGTTTCTCAAGCTCAGATTAACAATATTCGTTAGGTCAGTTGTGGATGGATCAGCTGAGCAGTTGGGAATCAGTCCGGTTAGATTATTTTCGGATATATCCAACAAACGCAGTGATCGCAGCTTGCACAAAGAAGAAGGAACGGCGCCAGTTATGGAATTGTCAAATAGAATAAGTTTTATTAGACCAGGTGCTCCAAAGTCCAATGGTAGTGGCCCATCTAAATTATTTCTACTAAGATCCAAGTCGGTTAGACCAATGGGAAGCTTAGGTATTGCGCCATTGAACTGGTTGGAACCAAGATCAATTGCAGTCGCTCTCATGAATTCCATTGTAGATGGTAAATAGTCACTAATTTTGTTCCTTCTCATATTCAGAGTGTACAACGTGGAAGCGGTTATCCAAAACCAATCTGGAACTGTGTCGGATATGCTTGTGTTTGAGATATCAAGATAGTCTAGACGTGTTAGCCATCGAAGCCATGATGGAAATCTAGGCCCGACAACGCATGAGCGTAGTCCAATATATGTTAGGTTGGAAGGAGGAACCCACATCAATTTCACTGTAAGGGCTATAGAGTTATTGGACAAAAACAACCTCTCCAAGCTTTCTAGGCCTGATAAATGACCTTCACCTATGAAGCCATCCAGGTTATTGTAGCTCAGATCCAGTTCAATTAGCTTTGTGAGCTTTCCTATCCATACTGGAACATGACCAGTGAGCTTATTACCACTGAGATCAAGTCTGACCAGGTTCCTTAAGGGTTCTAGTTTGGTTGGTAGGCTTCCTATCAAATTGATGGAAGGTAGATATAGGAGTGACAACTTATCCCATGAACAACTAGGCAAACGTAGGAAGAATTCTGTTATGCTCCCATTGACGTTGTTTCCACCTATACCGAATACTTCCAAGCTACATAGGTTCTCCAGGTTTGATGGTATCATGCCCACAAGATTATTCGATGATAAATCAAGTGTTACCATGGAGGTTAAATTACCTATTTTGTCTGGAAAGTGGCTATAGAAACCATTCATTGAGATATCTAGATACCTAAGGCTAGTCAAACCCCAAAACCAGTTAGGTGTGATATGTGTATGGAAGCTATTGCTAGAAAGGTCAAGTGTTTCAAGAGAAGTCAGATTTGAAAGTGGAAGTGAACTGGAACTAGTTCTGAGATTGCAAACACTAAGACGAACAACTTTTAGAGATGGAAGCATGTTCACTACCGGAACCCAGTGAAGAATTGTACTGAGGTTCACATAGCTCAGGTCCAGGTGCTCAAGGGAAGTTAGCTGTGACAACCAGGTGATATCCGTGGAGTATGGGGGAGTACCATATTTTGAGGCGAGGTTTAAGTATCGTAAGTTGGAGAGATTACCCAGATGCGGTGGCATCATCCCAGTGAGGCTTGAACTTGATAGGTCGATATATCTCAACTTGTGGAGAGAACCCAGGAACTCCGGTACTTGCACCCCGTCGAACCAATTGCAGCTGAGGTCGAGATACTGTAAATGTTGTAGACCTAGCAACGAGGAGCTAATGTTGCCTCCTAGCACTGGCGTCTTTGTCTCGTCGATGAAGTCACAACCATAGCCCCGGAGATCGAGCTTGACGACATGGCTGTTTCTGTTGCTACAATGGACGCCCTTCCATTTGCAGCAGTCATGACCCTTCCATGATGAAAGGATGTTTGCAGGGTCCGACAGGCCTGCTTTGAAGCCGACAAGCGCGGACCTCTCACGGGCAATACAACTGGTGACCGTACTGTTTGGATcggaagaagatgatgattctaCAACGCTCTTAGCTCGCGTGAACAAGAGAAGGGCGCACATAACTGCTATGTGGATGTTGGAGAGTAGAAGCTTGTCTACTGGTGCCGTTGCCATGGATGTATGTTCTTCTTGCTGTAGGTTACTGAAACCATGGTACGATATATGTAGGATATGTTGCGTTTGGTCGGGAAAATAAAGAATAAATTATAAGCGTCATATCATTGTGTTGTTGATTTGGGAGATTGGGGCAGAGCAAGGTCAGgaacgagagagagagaagaggatTTTTCTGGAAAACTCTGTTTCTTTCATCTCTCTAGTCTAGGTATATACATGCCTATCTTACATTCCAATCCTTCTATAACTTAACTATTACATCTCAGTACTGCCAACACTCCCCCTCAAGATGGGGCAAATATATCTATGAGCCCCATCTTGTTACATAATTTTTCAAACACTGCTACATTGACCCCTTTTGTTAATACATTGGCAAGCTGGTCTACAGTTTTGACAAACCCAACCTGAAGTGTCCCCTCATCTAGTTTTTCTTTGATAAAGTGTCTATCAATTCCCACATGCTTTGTTCTATCATggtgaacatgattgtttatcaAGTTGATAGTGGCCTGATTATCACAATATAGTCGAAGAGGTGCAGCTTCATATAACCTGAGTTCAGCTAGCAAGAATTTAAGCCACATTAACTCACATAAACCTGAGGCCATTGCCCTAAACTCTACTTCTGCTGTAGACCGTGCCACTACGCTCTGTTTTTTACTCCTCCAACTAACCAGATTTCCACCTAGAAACATACAGTAGCCTGAAGTGGACCTTCTATCGTCCAAGCACCCCGCCCAATCAGCATCGGTGTAGCCTTCTATCTTCAGATGTCCATGGTTTGAGAACAAGATGCCTTTCCCAAGACAACCTTTAAGATATCGCAGAATCCTATTTGCTGCATTTAAATGACCAGACCTAGGGTCATGCATATATCTGCTCACTATGCTAACTGCATATGCAATGTCTGGCCTTGTGTGTGACAAATAGATTAGGCGCCCAACTAATCGTTGGTATCCTCCCTTATCTACAGGATCACCAAAGTCTGCTACAATCCTATGGTTTTGTTCAATTGGTGTATTAGCTGGTTTGCACTCGAGCATTCCAGTTTCAGCAAGCAAGTCAAGAACATATTTTCGCTGTGACAGATAAATACCTTTGGCCCCATAAGCAATTTCAATTCCGAGAAAGTAATGCAAATACCCCAGGTCTTTAACATCAAATGATCTTGCTAAAGTCTTCTTTAGGCACCTTATCTCTTCATCATCATTTCCTGTAATCacaatatcatcaacatagacagcgagtatagtaatcttattatTACGATGCCTAAAGAAAAGAGTGTGGTCTGCATTGCTCTGTCGATATCCTAGGGAACACATCTCCTTGCGTAACCTTCCAAACCATGCTCTTGGTGACTGTTTGAGGCCATAAAGGGATTTCTTCAGTTTACACACTTTACCTTCTGTCTCATCACTATTAAACCCTGGAGGAATTTCCATATAAACCTCTTCCTGCAAGTCTCCATGGAGGAATGCGTTTTTAACATCCATTTGAAATAATTTCCACCTATGGTTTGCAGCTATTGATATCATTGTTCTGATGGTATTCATTTTTGCTActggagcaaatgtttcatcataATCCACCCCATAAGTCTGGCTATATCCTTTCGCCACTAACCTGGCCTTGTATCTCTCTACCTTCCCCTCAGGTGTTTGCTTCACAGTGAACACCCACTTGCAGCCCACAATTTTCTTTCCCGCTGGAATTGTGGTAAGAACCCAAGTATTGTTTTTATCAAGTGCTCGCATTTCTTCCAACATTGCTGCTCTCCACCTCGGATCTTTCTTCGCCTCTTGCCAATCACGAGGTATAGGAACTGTGGAGTCTAAAGCAGCTATAAATGATCTATACTTAGAACCCACCAACGAGTATGAAACATGGTTAGAGACAATATATTGGGACAATTTTGAAGGTAACTTCCCAACAGCATTGCGAGTTTTCTTTCTAAGGGCAATTGGAACATCTAGATCGTCATATGAAGAGGATGTACCATCATGTGAAGCTGAAGGGTGTGAAGCTGAGTCATGTGGGTCAGCCTGTCCTTGGGCTTCATGATCATGTCCCGAAGGGATGATTTCTTCCTCTCGAGCATGCTTCTCCTCGGTCTGATGCCTTCGTGTGTACACTTGAGGATGTTGTTCTTCATTTGGTTTTGGCCACCGTGAATCTCTCTGTAGTGTATCTTGTGGCCCCTCCTGTCCCTGTATTTACTCGATTTCCGATGTGTTAGTGTCTTCAGCCGGTATCACTCCAATTATCACCTCTTGATATGCTCCATTATTGTCTttctcctccctctctccccctgcCACACATTCTGCGTCAGAGATGTCATTAGAGAACAAATCAGGGAATACATCAGTTAAATCAGTTGGTTCCCCATAAAATGGTTCATGCTCTCTAAACACCACATCCATACTCACAAACATCCTCCTTTCAGATGGACACCAGCATTTATAACCCTTCTGCTTACCAGAATAGCCAACAAATATGCACTTTAATGCCTTAGGATCAAGCTTACTAACTGAAGGTCTATAGTCCTTTACAAAACATGTACACCCAAATACCTTTGGGGGAACCACACATGTAGTTTTCCCTGTGAGACACTCAATTGGCGTCTTGTAGTCAAGTACCCTGGATGGCATCCTATTCATCAAATATGCTGCAGTCATCACTGCTTCACTCCACAAAAATTTAGGAACATTCATAGCAAATAGgaacgagagagagagaagaggatTTTTCTGGAAAACTCTGTTTCTTTCATCTCTCCAGTCTAGGTATATACATGCCTATCTTACATTCCAACCCTTCTACAACTTAACTATTACATCTCAGTACTGCCAACACATTGAAATTTCTGCGATGCTGACCGGCCTGCCTGCCATTCTGGACCATATTCTGTCCATGTTGACAAAGCTCCCTCTCTTTCTCTTAAAAGTCCAAATGATCGAGACATCCACCATGAGACTTTTTTTCCGATAAAGGGCATTTCATTGAATTGAGTTATCGAGGTGATACAGTCGCATCAAAAGAACGCCCGGCCTCTGCATAACcagatgcacacagccaacaaATCCAAGGTCCGATAAAACAACAAAAAGAAACAGATGCATGGCTTGGAATTCCAAATGATTGAGACATCTAAATCTAAAATCTGAAAAGATTGAAAAATAGACACGGCAATATTGAGTATAGTGTTCTTAGCTCTTTTGCTGATGGTGGATCATATTAGGTAAGTTCTCAAAGTAATCTCTTTAAAGACTGGGACCTACCAAGTTTTTACGACCATTTGCCACCCCAAGGACCCTGGCGCGGCGCCGGCTGCATCACCGAGTTCCAGCCTCTCGAATGATAAACGGACCAACACTAACTAACTAGCCTGCAGTATGTTTGTTCCTCTGCCAGTGACCTGCCGTTGCTCAACTCATGTTGGAAAGAAATACTCACTTTTCTGCCGTCTAGTCTGCCTCTGCAGAATTGTGTCCATGGGCAAACTGAATCAGCAAAACAAAATCCTGTCCCAACACTAATACTTGTGTTCTGAGAAAATCTGAACCCTGAGCATTGTTTGTGTTTTTATCTAGTGAGGGAATCGTGTGGCGCAGCAAATTGTTTCTGTTTCTAACTCCTTAGCTGCCACATACACACATACAGACCCCGACGTCCCCGGCTGCACCACCGGCTTCCACCTTTGACACGACGGCCCTGAGTAACCAACCAACCAAGTACTCTAGTATGCTTTCTCTTCCTCGCCACCTCTGAAGCAGACGCAGTGTTCTGTTACTTGTGTACAATTATCCTGTCAGTCGTCTGAATTGTGTGAAGAAATAAAAAATCCAACCGACTGAATAAAATCCTATCCTGTAATATCAATGGTATCAGCCTACTTGATTCTGGCAGTGAGTAATCCAAGTACCTGAACAGACGTGATGCATTCAGGCAAAATTGGTTTGCCTGAAGAAGTCTGAAACATGTGCAGTGTCTAGTGAAGAAAACGCGCATGCAcgcacgcgcgcgcgcacacacacacacacggaaCAGGGGATTTATTGCAGCCCCTGGCATTATTCATTACACTTCAACTTTACATATCCAAACCTTAGTCCGCGGCACAATCTTCAACCATACTTACACAACACTGACACATGGTAAAATCCCCATACTCTGCATAGTACCGAACGGCGAACGCAGAACAAGAGCGATCTATCGATCGGTCTCAGCTTTTGCACATTTTCCTCTTGTCCAAGAAGCCCAAGTAACAACCAATCGGACATAGACCCAATCATACAAGCTGTCACAGACCGAGTACCAATAAACTCTCCATTTCCTCTTGAACAAGAAGGTACAGAAGACAACCCAGATACCCATTACATATCCAAAGCCCATAGCGATGAAAAACGATGCCACGTCATTCAAATCTTCATAGTGTTCTCGAGTAGCTTGAATTGGCTTGTGTTGTGAACATTTCTGCGGGAGAGAGGGACTACAGAGGCCAGGGTTGCCAATATAAATGTATTCTTGGTCATCAAGTGTTTGCAGTTGATTACCAGATGGTATATCTCCTGTCAAGGCGCCAATATTCTCTGGAATTTTTCCACTAAAGTTGTTCCATGATAAGTTCAGGTTCTTCAATGCGAGAAGAGCGCTGATTTCTTCGGGAATATCTCCAATAAGATTATTACAGGATAAATCAAGATTCACCATGTATATGATTTCTCCTGTATATAATCGTTCTTGACCCTTTGTGACTACTGTGAAGTTTTCAGTATAGCTGACCGTGTCAATAATACCGTCTGACAATCCAATAGTGAATTGGAAAGCACCAACAAATGCATGATCATGATCATGACTCGTGGCTATCATCCGTTGACAGTTAACAATAGATTTCGGTATGCTCCCCGTTATATTGTTGTATGCCAGGTCCAAATACTGAAGATTTGCTAGCTTCGTAAGCTCTTCAGGAATGTTACCAAAAAACATATTCGACCGCACTCGTAAGAAAGCCAAATATGGAAATTTCTCCTGAATCCATGTCGGCAAAGTCCCAACGAAATGGTTGTGTGCAAGATCAAGAAAGACGAGTTGTTGGCAGTATTGAAGAAATGATGGAAATTCACCCGAGAGGTTGTTGTTTCTCAAGCTTAGATTAAGAATACTCATGGCATTTTTGGATGCTTCAACAGAGCAGTTGGGAACTGGTCCAATTAGCTTATTTTCAGAGATATCCAACAGAACTAGTGATCTCAGTTTGCACAACGAAGATGGTATGGTGCCAGAGATGGAGTTGTCAAATAGAATAAGTTTTGTTAGACCAGGTGCTCCAAAGTCTAATGGTAGTGGCCCATCTAAATTATTTCTACTAAGATCCAACTCGGTTAGACCAATGGGAAGCTTAGGTATTGCGCCATTGAACTGGTTGGAACCAAGATCAATTGCAGTCGCTCTCATGAATTCCATTGTAGATGGTAAATAGCCACTAATTTTGTTCCTTCTCATATTCAGAGTGTACAACGTGGAAGCCGTTATCCAAAACCAATCTGGCAAAGTGTCAGATATACTTGTGTTTGAGATAATAAGAATTTCTAGACGTGTTAACCATCTAAGCCATGACGGGAATTTAGGCCCGAGAAGGCATGACCCAAGTGCAATAGATGTTAGATTGGAAGGAGGAACCCACGTTGAATTCACTGTGAGGGCTATGAAATTATTGGACAACCACAATATCTCCAAGCTTTCTAGGCCTGATAAATGACCTTCATGTATGAAACCATCGAGGTTATTGTTGCTCAGGTCCAATACAGCTAGTTTTGTGAGCTCTCCTATCCATAGTGGCACATGACCAGCGAGCTTGTTAAGACTGAGATCAAGGTAGATCAGATTGCTTAAGGGTTCTAGTTTGATTGGTAGTCTTCCCGTCAAATTGGTAGAATCTACATGCAAGTATGTCAACTTATTCCATGAACAACCAGGCAAGCGTAGGAAGAATTCTGTTATGCTCTCATTGATGTTATTTCCAGATACATATAATTCTTCCAAGCTACATAGGTTTTCCAGGTTTGATGGTATCATGCCCACAAGGTTATTTGATGATAAATCAATCTTTACTATGGAGGTCATATTACCTATCTCGTCTGGAAATTGGCCATAGAAACCATTCTCTCTGATATCTAGAAACTTAAGGCTGGTCAAACCCCAAAACCAATTGGGTGTGATAGGTCTGTGGAAGCTATTGAAGGAAAGGTCAAGTGTTTCAAGATAAGTTAGATTTGAAAGCTGAAGTGAACCATAGCTAGGTCTAAGATTGCAACCACTAAGACTAAGAAATTTCAGAGATGGAATCATGTTCACCACCGGAAGCAAGTGAACAACTCTACCGAGGTTCGTGCCGCTCAGGTCCAGGTGCTCTAGGGAAGTTAAGTGTGATAACCAGGTGATATCCATAGAGTATGTGCCAGCACCATAGGCGAGATTTAAGTATCGTAAGTTGGAGAGATTACCCAGTTGCGGTGGAATTCTTCCAAAGAAGCCTGAGCCAGATAGGTCGATATATCTCAACTTGTGGAGAGAACCAAGGAACTCCGGTATTTGCACCCCATAAAAGAAATTGCAACTGATGTTGAGATATTGTAGATATTGTAGACCAAGCAACGAGGAGCTAATGTTGCCTCCTAGCTTCTGCGTCGGCGCGATGAAGTTGGGTTCACAACCAGGGCCCGGGAGATCGAGCTTGACGACATGGCTGTTTATGCTGCTGCAATGGACGCCCTTCCATTTGCAGCAGTCATCACCCTTCCACGATGAAAGGAGGTTTGCAGGGTCTGAGAGGCCTGCTTTGAAGCCAACAAGTGCGGATCTCTCATGGGCGATACAGCCGATGACTGTATCATTTAGATAGGAatatgacgatgatgatgatgactctACAACACCCTTTCCATGAATGAGCAGGAGAAGGGCAGCTAATATCATTATGTGGATGTTGGAGAGTAGAAGCTCGTCCATTGGTGCTTTTTCCATGAATCTATATTCTGCTTGCCGTAGCATACACACGCCACGGTTTGTTATATATAGTGTACAATATCCAACAATATACGTTTTATTTCCTCCTGAAAACAAGGTAAAATCTTGAAGGGTCGTATTATTGACATTTCTGTGATGCCGACCTGCCATAAATGTGAGTACAGCTTGGAGGAGAAATTTCTACAGGTGAAAAGGATACCGTCGGTCATTATAGACCGAATTCCGTCCAGCTTCAGCGAGTGTACGTCCTCTCATGTTTTTCAAAGGTAATATATTCTCCAAGCATTTCCAAATGAGTGAGACTGCTGCCTGAATGAGGAGCACAGCAAACGACGACCTGGGTATGATGACTTGGAATTCCAGGCATCAAGGTTGTTTTCGCGTTGCCGTATACGGCAGGGACTCCGGCCATGTCTTCTTGGAAGTGAATGAAAGCATCAGGACCACATACGTACCTCACGGTGAGTGATGCAGATCATATCCTCTCGAATTATTTGTGCAGAACGAATGAGCTCACCAGAAAATCACCATTTCTTTTGCGGTTCATTGCTTGCGACTGCAGTCAAGCATGCAATTTCCGTGGCATG includes:
- the LOC125529587 gene encoding receptor-like protein EIX2: MLRQAEYRFMEKAPMDELLLSNIHIMILAALLLLIHGKGVVESSSSSSYSYLNDTVIGCIAHERSALVGFKAGLSDPANLLSSWKGDDCCKWKGVHCSSINSHVVKLDLPGPGCEPNFIAPTQKLGGNISSSLLGLQYLQYLNISCNFFYGVQIPEFLGSLHKLRYIDLSGSGFFGRIPPQLGNLSNLRYLNLAYGAGTYSMDITWLSHLTSLEHLDLSGTNLGRVVHLLPVVNMIPSLKFLSLSGCNLRPSYGSLQLSNLTYLETLDLSFNSFHRPITPNWFWGLTSLKFLDIRENGFYGQFPDEIGNMTSIVKIDLSSNNLVGMIPSNLENLCSLEELYVSGNNINESITEFFLRLPGCSWNKLTYLHVDSTNLTGRLPIKLEPLSNLIYLDLSLNKLAGHVPLWIGELTKLAVLDLSNNNLDGFIHEGHLSGLESLEILWLSNNFIALTVNSTWVPPSNLTSIALGSCLLGPKFPSWLRWLTRLEILIISNTSISDTLPDWFWITASTLYTLNMRRNKISGYLPSTMEFMRATAIDLGSNQFNGAIPKLPIGLTELDLSRNNLDGPLPLDFGAPGLTKLILFDNSISGTIPSSLCKLRSLVLLDISENKLIGPVPNCSVEASKNAMSILNLSLRNNNLSGEFPSFLQYCQQLVFLDLAHNHFVGTLPTWIQEKFPYLAFLRVRSNMFFGNIPEELTKLANLQYLDLAYNNITGSIPKSIVNCQRMIATSHDHDHAFVGAFQFTIGLSDGIIDTVSYTENFTVVTKGQERLYTGEIIYMVNLDLSCNNLIGDIPEEISALLALKNLNLSWNNFSGKIPENIGALTQVESLDLSHNELSGEIPASLSALTSLSRLNLSYNNLKGEVPSGNQLQTFEDPEYIYIGNPGLCGPPLPQKCSQLEPIPATQEQHEDLNDVASFFIAMGSGHVMGLWVVFCTFLFKRKWRIKWYSVCDKFYDWVFVLVYVVTWASWTRETIAEAESDN